Within the Agromyces atrinae genome, the region GCGCGCCAGCGTGTGCGCGGCGATGACGAGGGAGACGAGCGTCACCGCCCGGCGGTCGAGCAGATCGGCGTCGAGGTCGGGGTAGCGCGCGGCGAGTCCCGCGCGAAGCGCTCCTCGGAGCTCGGCGCGATACGCATCGACGACGGCGCGAACGGTCTCATCGCGGGCGATCGAACCCGTCGTCGACGCGAGCAGCAGACATCCGCTTCTCTTCGCCGTCGGAGTGAGCCGCGCGAGCACCCGATCGAGGTGGGCGAGGTAGTCGACGATGGCGTCGGCGGGCGCTCCCTCGGCGACGAGGCCCGCGATGCTCGGCCGCACGA harbors:
- a CDS encoding TetR/AcrR family transcriptional regulator, whose protein sequence is MGRTATFETGAVVRAARDLFWENGFDAASLPDLERATGLARSSIYHAFGSKRGLFDAAVQDYLDDVVRPSIAGLVAEGAPADAIVDYLAHLDRVLARLTPTAKRSGCLLLASTTGSIARDETVRAVVDAYRAELRGALRAGLAARYPDLDADLLDRRAVTLVSLVIAAHTLARVNPTEARATVAAATDTLDAWDGV